One region of Pseudomonadota bacterium genomic DNA includes:
- a CDS encoding metalloregulator ArsR/SmtB family transcription factor, which yields MARSVAEVDEITRLLKVLAHPDRVQLIQLMARAGEIDVGSMAQELALPASRVSQHLSQLRAHRLVIESRQGRHRLYTLVQPGLASWLLDGNVLATAAVGLRIGASPLDTGEDPRPSDE from the coding sequence ATGGCGCGAAGCGTGGCGGAAGTTGACGAGATCACTCGACTGTTGAAGGTGCTGGCGCACCCAGATCGCGTGCAGTTGATCCAGCTGATGGCGCGGGCGGGGGAGATAGACGTCGGCAGCATGGCGCAGGAACTCGCGTTACCCGCGAGCCGTGTGTCCCAGCACCTCTCCCAACTGCGCGCGCACCGACTGGTGATCGAGTCGCGCCAGGGTCGCCACCGCCTGTACACGCTGGTGCAGCCCGGTCTTGCGAGCTGGCTGCTCGACGGCAACGTTCTGGCCACGGCAGCGGTGGGCTTGCGAATCGGTGCCAGCCCCCTCGACACCGGTGAAGATCCAAGGCCAAGCGATGAGTAG
- a CDS encoding sodium-dependent bicarbonate transport family permease — translation MSSAFLSNITSPPLLFFFLGAFATFARSDLDVPNPVARAVSVYLLLAIGFKGGVSLSGSALSPEVFAALGAALALAALVPVYVFFIVSRWFDKADAAAIAATYGSISAVTFVTATNYLDSVHIPWGGHFVAAMALMEAPAIVVGLFLYRLVGGTADEGDKGEEDMGLSTLLREAFLNGSVVLILGSLLIGWVSGERGMAQLQPFVKTPFVGMLCLFLLDMGLVAARRLRDIADPRGRALGVSPIAMGGLALGFALLNGGVALALALLLGLSEGDALLLAILGASASYIAVPAAMRLALPNANPGIYLTMSLAITFPFNILFGIPLFHHLIRSFAG, via the coding sequence ATGAGTAGCGCATTTCTAAGCAACATCACCTCACCCCCACTCCTATTCTTCTTCCTAGGTGCGTTCGCCACCTTCGCACGCTCTGATCTGGATGTGCCCAATCCCGTGGCGCGAGCCGTGTCCGTGTATCTGCTGCTCGCCATCGGCTTCAAGGGCGGCGTATCGCTCTCGGGCAGCGCCCTGTCGCCCGAGGTGTTCGCTGCCCTAGGCGCCGCCCTCGCCCTTGCAGCGCTGGTACCGGTCTACGTGTTCTTCATCGTCTCGCGCTGGTTCGATAAGGCGGATGCCGCCGCGATCGCAGCCACCTACGGCTCCATCAGCGCGGTCACCTTCGTCACGGCGACCAACTACCTCGACAGTGTTCATATCCCTTGGGGAGGACACTTCGTGGCCGCCATGGCGCTCATGGAGGCTCCGGCCATCGTCGTCGGGCTGTTCCTGTATCGCCTCGTGGGCGGTACAGCCGATGAAGGCGACAAGGGCGAGGAAGACATGGGCCTCAGCACCCTACTGCGCGAGGCGTTCCTAAACGGATCGGTGGTGCTCATCCTCGGCAGTTTGCTGATCGGTTGGGTCAGCGGCGAGCGGGGCATGGCTCAGCTACAGCCGTTCGTGAAGACCCCCTTCGTCGGCATGCTATGCCTGTTCCTGTTGGATATGGGATTAGTGGCCGCCCGCCGCCTGCGCGACATCGCGGATCCCCGCGGCCGCGCCTTGGGTGTGTCGCCCATCGCCATGGGAGGCCTGGCCCTGGGCTTCGCCCTGCTCAACGGCGGCGTCGCCCTGGCCCTGGCGCTACTGCTCGGACTCTCGGAGGGAGACGCGCTATTGCTCGCCATCCTGGGCGCTAGCGCCTCCTACATCGCCGTGCCCGCCGCCATGCGCCTGGCCCTGCCGAACGCCAATCCAGGTATCTACCTGACCATGTCCTTGGCCATTACCTTCCCGTTCAATATTCTCTTTGGGATCCCCCTGTTCCATCACCTGATACGCTCGTTCGCGGGCTGA